The Arachis hypogaea cultivar Tifrunner chromosome 14, arahy.Tifrunner.gnm2.J5K5, whole genome shotgun sequence genome has a segment encoding these proteins:
- the LOC112741411 gene encoding uncharacterized protein isoform X7 encodes MSGKGTTTTTPVPVPASCRKIVQSVKEIVSNFPDHEIYATLRDCNMDPDEAVTRLLSQDTFHEVKSKREKKKESKDPADYRPSGTNNTSNRGGARTGTDRHGGRSGTNQFSSSDAGLLGKPVYKKGNGTPAYGGSAPGLLGNNGNRQLPSYSDSVTTENKTSALGMGDAVSSSSQQGGLQSPWVRNAGQLSMADIVKMGRPQTKVPMHNSSLHSGHHQNAVAPPAPLDYNSQSFQGHASKISETNTDQGYASVPQDDEWPRMENQQDISVSTAVDPQVNSEYDGEANWHQRTHLEEHVADDGSVENADNTESASISAKTEDGISSVTANMGQLNLQRDNSATEPDEDNPSLVIPDHLQLHTPECLNLSLGSFGPANNASLSGPASYASGPFKSNLDDASAPADVSAIGSLETRNPEYYRDEHLATTSGENLVHGNGVNVETYEQASVSQEALKPQPPEAAQENQYSFPSSSHGFNYETAQQPEVPFPQPQTSLPMQNLGPFSNQAYTNSLPSSLLASTVQTAREDSPYSPFPSATQSMHAKYGNITSSIGGPSLSMSEALRSGGISAPQPNPQTLPGGNVATGPGLPQHVAVHPYSQPSLPMGHFANMISYPILPQSYTYMPSAFQQGFAGNSTYPQSLAALLPQYKNGVSVSMTQSTAIPPGYGFGSSTNVPGGNFPLNPPTAPTGTTIGYDDVINSQFKDNSHMMSLQQNENSVMWPHGPGSRSVSALPPSMYFNLPEQNQQGGFRQRQQQPSQNFGSLGYPNFYQSQAGVSLEPQQQQHQHPREANLGGSQNQPAKQSQQLWQNSY; translated from the exons ATGAGCGGCAAGGGGACGACGACCACGACGCCGGTTCCGGTGCCGGCGTCGTGTAGGAAGATTGTTCAGAGCGTGAAGGAGATCGTTTCCAACTTCCCCGACCACGAGATCTACGCCACCCTCCGCGACTGCAACATGGACCCTGACGAAGCTGTTACTCGCCTCCTCTCACAAG ATACTTTTCATGAGGTGAAGAGCAAACgagagaagaaaaaagag AGTAAGGACCCAGCTGATTACAGGCCTAGTGGGACAAATAACACGTCGAATCGTGGTGGTGCTAGGACTGGCACAGATCGCCATGGTGGACGTAGTGGCACAAACCAGTTCAGCAGTAGTG ATGCTGGTCTGCTGGGAAAACCTGTATACAAGAAGGGAAATGGAACTCCTGCTTATGGAGGCTCTGCACCCGGTTTGTTGGGGAATAATGGGAACAGGCAACTACCATCCTACAG TGATTCTGTGACTACTGAAAATAAAACATCTGCATTAGGAATGGGTGATGCAGTATCATCGTCATCACAACAGGGTGGATTGCAATCTCCATGGGTGCGGAATGCTGGTCAACTTTCAATGGCTGACATTGTTAAGATGGGTAGACCACAGACCAAGGTGCCTATGCATAACTCTTCTCTCCACAGTGGTCATCATCAAAATGCTGTGGCCCCTCCAGCACCATTGGATTATAATTCCCAATCATTTCAAGGCCATGCTTCCAAGATTTCAGAGACAAATACTGATCAAGGCTATGCTAGCGTACCACAGGATGATGAATGGCCTCGTATGGAGAACCAACAAGATATTAGTGTATCTACTGCTGTTGATCCACAAGTAAATTCAGAATATGATGGTGAAGCTAATTGGCACCAGAGGACTCACCTAGAAGAACATGTAGCTGATGATGGTTCTGTTGAGAATGCAGACAATACTGAATCTGCTTCTATTTCTGCTAAAA CCGAAGATGGTATTTCATCAGTAACTGCAAACATGGGGCAGCTAAATTTACAGAGAGACAACAGTGCAACGGAACCAGATGAGGACAATCCTTCTTTAGTAATTCCAGATCACCTGCAGCTCCATACTCCAGAATGCTTGAATCTGAGCTTAGGAAGTTTTGGGCCTGCGAACAATGCTTCCCTTTCGGGACCTGCCTCATATGCATCTGGGCCCTTCAAAAGTAACTTGGACGATGCATCTGCACCGGCAGATGTTTCAGCCATTGGATCCTTAGAAACTAG AAATCCAGAGTATTACAGGGATGAGCATCTTGCTACTACCTCAGGTGAAAATTTAGTTCATGGAAATGGTGTGAATGTTGAAACATATGAACAAGCATCTGTTTCCCAAGAGGCTTTAAAACCTCAACCCCCTGAAGCTGCTCAGGAGAATCAATATTCATTTCCTTCATCCTCGCATGGATTTAATTATGAAACCGCACAACAACCAGAGGTCCCATTCCCTCAACCGCAGACAAGCTTGCCGATGCAAAACCTAGGTCCCTTCTCTAAT CAGGCGTATACAAATTCTTTGCCCAGTTCTCTGTTGGCTTCAACAGTTCAAACTGCAAGGGAGGATAGTCCATACTCACCTTTCCCTTCAGCAACACAATCAATGCATGCAAAATATGGCAACATCACTTCTTCAATTGGCGGTCCTTCCTTATCAATGTCAGAG GCTCTAAGATCAGGTGGCATTTCTGCACCTCAACCCAATCCACAGACGCTGCCTGGTGGCAATGTTGCTACCGGACCTGGGCTCCCTCAACATGTGGCTGTGCATCCGTATTCTCAACCTTCTCTTCCGATGGGACATTTTGCTAATATGATTAGCTATCCTATCTTGCCTCAGAGCTATACGTATATGCCATCGGCTTTTCAGCAGGGCTTTGCTGGAAATAGCACATACCCCCAGTCTCTGGCAGCATTGCTTCCTCAATATAAAAATGGTGTTTCTGTCAGTATGACTCAGTCTACTGCTATTCCACCTGGATATGGGTTTGGAAGTTCAACAAACGTTCCTGGAGGAAATTTTCCTTTGAACCCCCCTACTGCTCCTACTGGAACAACCATTGGATATGATGATGTTATAAATTCCCAGTTTAAGGACAACAGTCATATGATGTCACTACAACAG AATGAGAACTCTGTAATGTGGCCTCATGGACCTGGATCACGATCAGTGTCTGCACTTCCTCCCAGCATGTATTTCAACTTGCCGGAACAGAATCAACAAGGTGGATTTCGGCAAAGACAGCAGCAGCCTTCACAGAATTTTGGATCCCTTGGATACCCTAATTTCTACCAGTCTCAGGCTGGCGTTTCTTTGGAACCTCAGCAGCAGCAGCATCAGCATCCTAGGGAAGCAAACTTGGGTGGTTCACAAAACCAACCAGCTAAGCAGTCCCAGCAGTTATGGCAAAACAGCTACTAA
- the LOC112741411 gene encoding uncharacterized protein isoform X3: MSGKGTTTTTPVPVPASCRKIVQSVKEIVSNFPDHEIYATLRDCNMDPDEAVTRLLSQDTFHEVKSKREKKKESKDPADYRPSGTNNTSNRGGARTGTDRHGGRSGTNQFSSSDAGLLGKPVYKKGNGTPAYGGSAPGLLGNNGNRQLPSYSDSVTTENKTSALGMGDAVSSSSQQGGLQSPWVRNAGQLSMADIVKMGRPQTKVPMHNSSLHSGHHQNAVAPPAPLDYNSQSFQGHASKISETNTDQGYASVPQDDEWPRMENQQDISVSTAVDPQVNSEYDGEANWHQRTHLEEHVADDGSVENADNTESASISAKSTSEDNTGAEDGISSVTANMGQLNLQRDNSATEPDEDNPSLVIPDHLQLHTPECLNLSLGSFGPANNASLSGPASYASGPFKSNLDDASAPADVSAIGSLETRNPEYYRDEHLATTSGENLVHGNGVNVETYEQASVSQEALKPQPPEAAQENQYSFPSSSHGFNYETAQQPEVPFPQPQTSLPMQNLGPFSNQAYTNSLPSSLLASTVQTAREDSPYSPFPSATQSMHAKYGNITSSIGGPSLSMSEALRSGGISAPQPNPQTLPGGNVATGPGLPQHVAVHPYSQPSLPMGHFANMISYPILPQSYTYMPSAFQQGFAGNSTYPQSLAALLPQYKNGVSVSMTQSTAIPPGYGFGSSTNVPGGNFPLNPPTAPTGTTIGYDDVINSQFKDNSHMMSLQQNENSVMWPHGPGSRSVSALPPSMYFNLPEQNQQGGFRQRQQQPSQNFGSLGYPNFYQSQAGVSLEPQQQQHQHPREANLGGSQNQPAKQSQQLWQNSY, translated from the exons ATGAGCGGCAAGGGGACGACGACCACGACGCCGGTTCCGGTGCCGGCGTCGTGTAGGAAGATTGTTCAGAGCGTGAAGGAGATCGTTTCCAACTTCCCCGACCACGAGATCTACGCCACCCTCCGCGACTGCAACATGGACCCTGACGAAGCTGTTACTCGCCTCCTCTCACAAG ATACTTTTCATGAGGTGAAGAGCAAACgagagaagaaaaaagag AGTAAGGACCCAGCTGATTACAGGCCTAGTGGGACAAATAACACGTCGAATCGTGGTGGTGCTAGGACTGGCACAGATCGCCATGGTGGACGTAGTGGCACAAACCAGTTCAGCAGTAGTG ATGCTGGTCTGCTGGGAAAACCTGTATACAAGAAGGGAAATGGAACTCCTGCTTATGGAGGCTCTGCACCCGGTTTGTTGGGGAATAATGGGAACAGGCAACTACCATCCTACAG TGATTCTGTGACTACTGAAAATAAAACATCTGCATTAGGAATGGGTGATGCAGTATCATCGTCATCACAACAGGGTGGATTGCAATCTCCATGGGTGCGGAATGCTGGTCAACTTTCAATGGCTGACATTGTTAAGATGGGTAGACCACAGACCAAGGTGCCTATGCATAACTCTTCTCTCCACAGTGGTCATCATCAAAATGCTGTGGCCCCTCCAGCACCATTGGATTATAATTCCCAATCATTTCAAGGCCATGCTTCCAAGATTTCAGAGACAAATACTGATCAAGGCTATGCTAGCGTACCACAGGATGATGAATGGCCTCGTATGGAGAACCAACAAGATATTAGTGTATCTACTGCTGTTGATCCACAAGTAAATTCAGAATATGATGGTGAAGCTAATTGGCACCAGAGGACTCACCTAGAAGAACATGTAGCTGATGATGGTTCTGTTGAGAATGCAGACAATACTGAATCTGCTTCTATTTCTGCTAAAAGTACGTCAGAAGATAACACAGGAG CCGAAGATGGTATTTCATCAGTAACTGCAAACATGGGGCAGCTAAATTTACAGAGAGACAACAGTGCAACGGAACCAGATGAGGACAATCCTTCTTTAGTAATTCCAGATCACCTGCAGCTCCATACTCCAGAATGCTTGAATCTGAGCTTAGGAAGTTTTGGGCCTGCGAACAATGCTTCCCTTTCGGGACCTGCCTCATATGCATCTGGGCCCTTCAAAAGTAACTTGGACGATGCATCTGCACCGGCAGATGTTTCAGCCATTGGATCCTTAGAAACTAG AAATCCAGAGTATTACAGGGATGAGCATCTTGCTACTACCTCAGGTGAAAATTTAGTTCATGGAAATGGTGTGAATGTTGAAACATATGAACAAGCATCTGTTTCCCAAGAGGCTTTAAAACCTCAACCCCCTGAAGCTGCTCAGGAGAATCAATATTCATTTCCTTCATCCTCGCATGGATTTAATTATGAAACCGCACAACAACCAGAGGTCCCATTCCCTCAACCGCAGACAAGCTTGCCGATGCAAAACCTAGGTCCCTTCTCTAAT CAGGCGTATACAAATTCTTTGCCCAGTTCTCTGTTGGCTTCAACAGTTCAAACTGCAAGGGAGGATAGTCCATACTCACCTTTCCCTTCAGCAACACAATCAATGCATGCAAAATATGGCAACATCACTTCTTCAATTGGCGGTCCTTCCTTATCAATGTCAGAG GCTCTAAGATCAGGTGGCATTTCTGCACCTCAACCCAATCCACAGACGCTGCCTGGTGGCAATGTTGCTACCGGACCTGGGCTCCCTCAACATGTGGCTGTGCATCCGTATTCTCAACCTTCTCTTCCGATGGGACATTTTGCTAATATGATTAGCTATCCTATCTTGCCTCAGAGCTATACGTATATGCCATCGGCTTTTCAGCAGGGCTTTGCTGGAAATAGCACATACCCCCAGTCTCTGGCAGCATTGCTTCCTCAATATAAAAATGGTGTTTCTGTCAGTATGACTCAGTCTACTGCTATTCCACCTGGATATGGGTTTGGAAGTTCAACAAACGTTCCTGGAGGAAATTTTCCTTTGAACCCCCCTACTGCTCCTACTGGAACAACCATTGGATATGATGATGTTATAAATTCCCAGTTTAAGGACAACAGTCATATGATGTCACTACAACAG AATGAGAACTCTGTAATGTGGCCTCATGGACCTGGATCACGATCAGTGTCTGCACTTCCTCCCAGCATGTATTTCAACTTGCCGGAACAGAATCAACAAGGTGGATTTCGGCAAAGACAGCAGCAGCCTTCACAGAATTTTGGATCCCTTGGATACCCTAATTTCTACCAGTCTCAGGCTGGCGTTTCTTTGGAACCTCAGCAGCAGCAGCATCAGCATCCTAGGGAAGCAAACTTGGGTGGTTCACAAAACCAACCAGCTAAGCAGTCCCAGCAGTTATGGCAAAACAGCTACTAA
- the LOC112741411 gene encoding uncharacterized protein isoform X4, whose translation MSGKGTTTTTPVPVPASCRKIVQSVKEIVSNFPDHEIYATLRDCNMDPDEAVTRLLSQDTFHEVKSKREKKKESKDPADYRPSGTNNTSNRGGARTGTDRHGGRSGTNQFSSSDAGLLGKPVYKKGNGTPAYGGSAPGLLGNNGNRQLPSYSDSVTTENKTSALGMGDAVSSSSQQGGLQSPWVRNAGQLSMADIVKMGRPQTKVPMHNSSLHSGHHQNAVAPPAPLDYNSQSFQGHASKISETNTDQGYASVPQDDEWPRMENQQDISVSTAVDPQVNSEYDGEANWHQRTHLEEHVADDGSVENADNTESASISAKSTSEDNTGAEDGISSVTANMGQLNLQRDNSATEPDEDNPSLVIPDHLQLHTPECLNLSLGSFGPANNASLSGPASYASGPFKSNLDDASAPADVSAIGSLETRNPEYYRDEHLATTSGENLVHGNGVNVETYEQASVSQEALKPQPPEAAQENQYSFPSSSHGFNYETAQQPEVPFPQPQTSLPMQNLGPFSNAYTNSLPSSLLASTVQTAREDSPYSPFPSATQSMHAKYGNITSSIGGPSLSMSEALRSGGISAPQPNPQTLPGGNVATGPGLPQHVAVHPYSQPSLPMGHFANMISYPILPQSYTYMPSAFQQGFAGNSTYPQSLAALLPQYKNGVSVSMTQSTAIPPGYGFGSSTNVPGGNFPLNPPTAPTGTTIGYDDVINSQFKDNSHMMSLQQNENSVMWPHGPGSRSVSALPPSMYFNLPEQNQQGGFRQRQQQPSQNFGSLGYPNFYQSQAGVSLEPQQQQHQHPREANLGGSQNQPAKQSQQLWQNSY comes from the exons ATGAGCGGCAAGGGGACGACGACCACGACGCCGGTTCCGGTGCCGGCGTCGTGTAGGAAGATTGTTCAGAGCGTGAAGGAGATCGTTTCCAACTTCCCCGACCACGAGATCTACGCCACCCTCCGCGACTGCAACATGGACCCTGACGAAGCTGTTACTCGCCTCCTCTCACAAG ATACTTTTCATGAGGTGAAGAGCAAACgagagaagaaaaaagag AGTAAGGACCCAGCTGATTACAGGCCTAGTGGGACAAATAACACGTCGAATCGTGGTGGTGCTAGGACTGGCACAGATCGCCATGGTGGACGTAGTGGCACAAACCAGTTCAGCAGTAGTG ATGCTGGTCTGCTGGGAAAACCTGTATACAAGAAGGGAAATGGAACTCCTGCTTATGGAGGCTCTGCACCCGGTTTGTTGGGGAATAATGGGAACAGGCAACTACCATCCTACAG TGATTCTGTGACTACTGAAAATAAAACATCTGCATTAGGAATGGGTGATGCAGTATCATCGTCATCACAACAGGGTGGATTGCAATCTCCATGGGTGCGGAATGCTGGTCAACTTTCAATGGCTGACATTGTTAAGATGGGTAGACCACAGACCAAGGTGCCTATGCATAACTCTTCTCTCCACAGTGGTCATCATCAAAATGCTGTGGCCCCTCCAGCACCATTGGATTATAATTCCCAATCATTTCAAGGCCATGCTTCCAAGATTTCAGAGACAAATACTGATCAAGGCTATGCTAGCGTACCACAGGATGATGAATGGCCTCGTATGGAGAACCAACAAGATATTAGTGTATCTACTGCTGTTGATCCACAAGTAAATTCAGAATATGATGGTGAAGCTAATTGGCACCAGAGGACTCACCTAGAAGAACATGTAGCTGATGATGGTTCTGTTGAGAATGCAGACAATACTGAATCTGCTTCTATTTCTGCTAAAAGTACGTCAGAAGATAACACAGGAG CCGAAGATGGTATTTCATCAGTAACTGCAAACATGGGGCAGCTAAATTTACAGAGAGACAACAGTGCAACGGAACCAGATGAGGACAATCCTTCTTTAGTAATTCCAGATCACCTGCAGCTCCATACTCCAGAATGCTTGAATCTGAGCTTAGGAAGTTTTGGGCCTGCGAACAATGCTTCCCTTTCGGGACCTGCCTCATATGCATCTGGGCCCTTCAAAAGTAACTTGGACGATGCATCTGCACCGGCAGATGTTTCAGCCATTGGATCCTTAGAAACTAG AAATCCAGAGTATTACAGGGATGAGCATCTTGCTACTACCTCAGGTGAAAATTTAGTTCATGGAAATGGTGTGAATGTTGAAACATATGAACAAGCATCTGTTTCCCAAGAGGCTTTAAAACCTCAACCCCCTGAAGCTGCTCAGGAGAATCAATATTCATTTCCTTCATCCTCGCATGGATTTAATTATGAAACCGCACAACAACCAGAGGTCCCATTCCCTCAACCGCAGACAAGCTTGCCGATGCAAAACCTAGGTCCCTTCTCTAAT GCGTATACAAATTCTTTGCCCAGTTCTCTGTTGGCTTCAACAGTTCAAACTGCAAGGGAGGATAGTCCATACTCACCTTTCCCTTCAGCAACACAATCAATGCATGCAAAATATGGCAACATCACTTCTTCAATTGGCGGTCCTTCCTTATCAATGTCAGAG GCTCTAAGATCAGGTGGCATTTCTGCACCTCAACCCAATCCACAGACGCTGCCTGGTGGCAATGTTGCTACCGGACCTGGGCTCCCTCAACATGTGGCTGTGCATCCGTATTCTCAACCTTCTCTTCCGATGGGACATTTTGCTAATATGATTAGCTATCCTATCTTGCCTCAGAGCTATACGTATATGCCATCGGCTTTTCAGCAGGGCTTTGCTGGAAATAGCACATACCCCCAGTCTCTGGCAGCATTGCTTCCTCAATATAAAAATGGTGTTTCTGTCAGTATGACTCAGTCTACTGCTATTCCACCTGGATATGGGTTTGGAAGTTCAACAAACGTTCCTGGAGGAAATTTTCCTTTGAACCCCCCTACTGCTCCTACTGGAACAACCATTGGATATGATGATGTTATAAATTCCCAGTTTAAGGACAACAGTCATATGATGTCACTACAACAG AATGAGAACTCTGTAATGTGGCCTCATGGACCTGGATCACGATCAGTGTCTGCACTTCCTCCCAGCATGTATTTCAACTTGCCGGAACAGAATCAACAAGGTGGATTTCGGCAAAGACAGCAGCAGCCTTCACAGAATTTTGGATCCCTTGGATACCCTAATTTCTACCAGTCTCAGGCTGGCGTTTCTTTGGAACCTCAGCAGCAGCAGCATCAGCATCCTAGGGAAGCAAACTTGGGTGGTTCACAAAACCAACCAGCTAAGCAGTCCCAGCAGTTATGGCAAAACAGCTACTAA
- the LOC112741411 gene encoding uncharacterized protein isoform X2, producing MSGKGTTTTTPVPVPASCRKIVQSVKEIVSNFPDHEIYATLRDCNMDPDEAVTRLLSQDTFHEVKSKREKKKESKDPADYRPSGTNNTSNRGGARTGTDRHGGRSGTNQFSSSDAGLLGKPVYKKGNGTPAYGGSAPGLLGNNGNRQLPSYSDSVTTENKTSALGMGDAVSSSSQQGGLQSPWVRNAGQLSMADIVKMGRPQTKVPMHNSSLHSGHHQNAVAPPAPLDYNSQSFQGHASKISETNTDQGYASVPQDDEWPRMENQQDISVSTAVDPQVNSEYDGEANWHQRTHLEEHVADDGSVENADNTESASISAKSTSEDNTGAEDGISSVTANMGQLNLQRDNSATEPDEDNPSLVIPDHLQLHTPECLNLSLGSFGPANNASLSGPASYASGPFKSNLDDASAPADVSAIGSLETRNPEYYRDEHLATTSGENLVHGNGVNVETYEQASVSQEALKPQPPEAAQENQYSFPSSSHGFNYETAQQPEVPFPQPQTSLPMQNLGPFSNVMAYTNSLPSSLLASTVQTAREDSPYSPFPSATQSMHAKYGNITSSIGGPSLSMSEALRSGGISAPQPNPQTLPGGNVATGPGLPQHVAVHPYSQPSLPMGHFANMISYPILPQSYTYMPSAFQQGFAGNSTYPQSLAALLPQYKNGVSVSMTQSTAIPPGYGFGSSTNVPGGNFPLNPPTAPTGTTIGYDDVINSQFKDNSHMMSLQQNENSVMWPHGPGSRSVSALPPSMYFNLPEQNQQGGFRQRQQQPSQNFGSLGYPNFYQSQAGVSLEPQQQQHQHPREANLGGSQNQPAKQSQQLWQNSY from the exons ATGAGCGGCAAGGGGACGACGACCACGACGCCGGTTCCGGTGCCGGCGTCGTGTAGGAAGATTGTTCAGAGCGTGAAGGAGATCGTTTCCAACTTCCCCGACCACGAGATCTACGCCACCCTCCGCGACTGCAACATGGACCCTGACGAAGCTGTTACTCGCCTCCTCTCACAAG ATACTTTTCATGAGGTGAAGAGCAAACgagagaagaaaaaagag AGTAAGGACCCAGCTGATTACAGGCCTAGTGGGACAAATAACACGTCGAATCGTGGTGGTGCTAGGACTGGCACAGATCGCCATGGTGGACGTAGTGGCACAAACCAGTTCAGCAGTAGTG ATGCTGGTCTGCTGGGAAAACCTGTATACAAGAAGGGAAATGGAACTCCTGCTTATGGAGGCTCTGCACCCGGTTTGTTGGGGAATAATGGGAACAGGCAACTACCATCCTACAG TGATTCTGTGACTACTGAAAATAAAACATCTGCATTAGGAATGGGTGATGCAGTATCATCGTCATCACAACAGGGTGGATTGCAATCTCCATGGGTGCGGAATGCTGGTCAACTTTCAATGGCTGACATTGTTAAGATGGGTAGACCACAGACCAAGGTGCCTATGCATAACTCTTCTCTCCACAGTGGTCATCATCAAAATGCTGTGGCCCCTCCAGCACCATTGGATTATAATTCCCAATCATTTCAAGGCCATGCTTCCAAGATTTCAGAGACAAATACTGATCAAGGCTATGCTAGCGTACCACAGGATGATGAATGGCCTCGTATGGAGAACCAACAAGATATTAGTGTATCTACTGCTGTTGATCCACAAGTAAATTCAGAATATGATGGTGAAGCTAATTGGCACCAGAGGACTCACCTAGAAGAACATGTAGCTGATGATGGTTCTGTTGAGAATGCAGACAATACTGAATCTGCTTCTATTTCTGCTAAAAGTACGTCAGAAGATAACACAGGAG CCGAAGATGGTATTTCATCAGTAACTGCAAACATGGGGCAGCTAAATTTACAGAGAGACAACAGTGCAACGGAACCAGATGAGGACAATCCTTCTTTAGTAATTCCAGATCACCTGCAGCTCCATACTCCAGAATGCTTGAATCTGAGCTTAGGAAGTTTTGGGCCTGCGAACAATGCTTCCCTTTCGGGACCTGCCTCATATGCATCTGGGCCCTTCAAAAGTAACTTGGACGATGCATCTGCACCGGCAGATGTTTCAGCCATTGGATCCTTAGAAACTAG AAATCCAGAGTATTACAGGGATGAGCATCTTGCTACTACCTCAGGTGAAAATTTAGTTCATGGAAATGGTGTGAATGTTGAAACATATGAACAAGCATCTGTTTCCCAAGAGGCTTTAAAACCTCAACCCCCTGAAGCTGCTCAGGAGAATCAATATTCATTTCCTTCATCCTCGCATGGATTTAATTATGAAACCGCACAACAACCAGAGGTCCCATTCCCTCAACCGCAGACAAGCTTGCCGATGCAAAACCTAGGTCCCTTCTCTAATGTAATG GCGTATACAAATTCTTTGCCCAGTTCTCTGTTGGCTTCAACAGTTCAAACTGCAAGGGAGGATAGTCCATACTCACCTTTCCCTTCAGCAACACAATCAATGCATGCAAAATATGGCAACATCACTTCTTCAATTGGCGGTCCTTCCTTATCAATGTCAGAG GCTCTAAGATCAGGTGGCATTTCTGCACCTCAACCCAATCCACAGACGCTGCCTGGTGGCAATGTTGCTACCGGACCTGGGCTCCCTCAACATGTGGCTGTGCATCCGTATTCTCAACCTTCTCTTCCGATGGGACATTTTGCTAATATGATTAGCTATCCTATCTTGCCTCAGAGCTATACGTATATGCCATCGGCTTTTCAGCAGGGCTTTGCTGGAAATAGCACATACCCCCAGTCTCTGGCAGCATTGCTTCCTCAATATAAAAATGGTGTTTCTGTCAGTATGACTCAGTCTACTGCTATTCCACCTGGATATGGGTTTGGAAGTTCAACAAACGTTCCTGGAGGAAATTTTCCTTTGAACCCCCCTACTGCTCCTACTGGAACAACCATTGGATATGATGATGTTATAAATTCCCAGTTTAAGGACAACAGTCATATGATGTCACTACAACAG AATGAGAACTCTGTAATGTGGCCTCATGGACCTGGATCACGATCAGTGTCTGCACTTCCTCCCAGCATGTATTTCAACTTGCCGGAACAGAATCAACAAGGTGGATTTCGGCAAAGACAGCAGCAGCCTTCACAGAATTTTGGATCCCTTGGATACCCTAATTTCTACCAGTCTCAGGCTGGCGTTTCTTTGGAACCTCAGCAGCAGCAGCATCAGCATCCTAGGGAAGCAAACTTGGGTGGTTCACAAAACCAACCAGCTAAGCAGTCCCAGCAGTTATGGCAAAACAGCTACTAA